CGTTTACCCAGTTTTCTTAAAGAAAAGGAAAGTGAAATTAGAAGCATACTTTCCAAAGAAATTGAACGTGGCAAAACCGAGTGCAGCGTATTGTTGGAAAGTGGAATGGATAAGCCGGTATCGATTAACCGAGAACTTTTCAAATTTTACTATACCGAACTGCAATCCATTGCCAATGAATTAAATACAGACACAGAAGGTTTGTTTCGTGTAACGGCTTCCATGCCCGATGTGATTCGTCCGGAAAAGGAAGAACTATCGGACGATGTTTGGGCCCTTATTCAAAGCGGTTTAAGCAAAGCCGTTGATTCATTTAATGAGTTTAGAGAAAAAGAAGGTCGCTCCCTGGAAACCGATTTACTTCATCGTTTAAATGGCATTCGAGCCAACCTTCAGGAAGTGGCAGGATTAGACAAAGGCAGAACCGAAAAAACCAGGGAACGCTTGCTCAACCGTCTCAAGGAGCTGGGAAATGACCAACAATTTGACCAAAACCGCCTGGAGCAGGAAATGGTGTATTACGTTGAAAAATTTGATATCAACGAAGAAAAAGTCAGACTCGAAAGCCACTGCAATTACTTCCGCGACACCCTTCTGGAAAAGGCTGCTCAGGGCCGGAAATTGGGATTTATTGCTCAGGAAATGGGTCGCGAAATTAACACTATAGGATCCAAAGCCAATGATGCCGCCATTCAGCAAATAGTGGTTTTGATGAAGGACGATCTGGAAAAAATAAAGGAGCAATTAAATAACGTTTTGTAAGGGTTTAAAGCTTATTTGATTTTGGCGGGCCCCCTCCGCCTGCCTGGCCATGTGCCATCTGCTGAGTTGTTGCACCAGGCGTTCGGGTCACGCTATCGGTTGTAGTCCTCGTAGCACTTGGCTAGCGCCGCGTGCTCCTGTGGGCTACTTACCTCTATCGTTGCCCGAGGGTGCAAACCCAAACAGCCGAAGCCTGAACATAAAATCGGCACAAGTTCAATGATTTTGGCTAAAAATTACCCAAACCGCCGGAATTCGGATGGTATGATTCCGCATTTCGAATCGAATGAAGCAGGGTTGGCGCGGGAT
This region of Bacteroidia bacterium genomic DNA includes:
- a CDS encoding YicC family protein, coding for MILSMTGFGKAQVALADKKLSIEIKSLNSKQLDLSLRLPSFLKEKESEIRSILSKEIERGKTECSVLLESGMDKPVSINRELFKFYYTELQSIANELNTDTEGLFRVTASMPDVIRPEKEELSDDVWALIQSGLSKAVDSFNEFREKEGRSLETDLLHRLNGIRANLQEVAGLDKGRTEKTRERLLNRLKELGNDQQFDQNRLEQEMVYYVEKFDINEEKVRLESHCNYFRDTLLEKAAQGRKLGFIAQEMGREINTIGSKANDAAIQQIVVLMKDDLEKIKEQLNNVL